One genomic segment of Myripristis murdjan chromosome 20, fMyrMur1.1, whole genome shotgun sequence includes these proteins:
- the fastkd3 gene encoding FAST kinase domain-containing protein 3, mitochondrial: MALKLLQSFQLLGQTSIHRPVGLSCISRLLSAKSAAEPVCVACLCTTASRCIRRHGCRKLQLDCGKMSLSTIVRDPSFFATGSVSLHKDSAPRFCLTQLHRPTETEERAFQERLGSCSSSRQVLKLLRTVEIMSDTMAAAALHRVADLEQDDHTLKDPSVLENATIRALCFQLEHDSVRLTDAGLASALLACTRLYLDPWSTLMVRMVSESQKRLDRGEMSVAQLCNLGQAMLAIEGPNCGMLEQVMQQIQKQQPARWSLADLVAVYRLLQAGLGKDGKYQNLLNAMHTHTVSVTSRMDPAAVSEVLNALMSLNQTQAMPLVISLCKQAVRHVPHFTDEELTAVLGGLMFFGHSDHYFVGALERYVPTMTFTSDPEAVTKVIQYFGRRNILSVPVFDAVAESFVYRADDYTTSQVARQIMAFGKLGYLPPNAGEVFRKVEAILHTRFSHFQPRTLLNLLHSCILVERFPVNYVSKVFSSFFLQQLEEKNKAMDRIILAQLTQLYMTMRLECPFYQGPRLLPKYHVKSFLMSGRSLETPVDRHLYNCVKSGLEDLLGARSYFASNVLTPYCYTLDVEIKLDEEGYVLPASHNDEVYKRIALCIDGHKRFSTNTRQLLGKEAIKQRHLRLLGYDVIQIPYYEFEKLQSKTSIVEYLHKKIFPHTYRLSW; encoded by the exons ATGGCTTTAAAGCTGCTGCAGAGTTTCCAGCTGCTTGGGCAGACATCAATACACCGTCCTGTTGGATTGAGCTGTATCTCCAGGCTCCTCAGTGCCAAGAGCGCAGCAGAGCCAGTTTGTGTGGCATGCCTGTGCACTACAGCCAGCCGCTGCATCCGCAGACACGGCTGCCGGAAGCTCCAGCTCGACTGTGGGAAAATGAGTCTGTCCACCATTGTCAGGGACCCGTCCTTCTTCGCCACCGGCTCTGTCAGTCTCCACAAAGATTCGGCGCCCAGGTTTTGTCTGACCCAGCTGCATCGGCCCacggagacagaggagagggctTTCCAGGAGCGTCTGGGGAGCTGTTCCTCTTCACGGCAGGTTCTCAAGCTGCTGCGCACGGTGGAGATCATGTCTGACACCATGGCTGCAGCGGCACTGCACCGTGTGGCCGACCTGGAGCAGGATGATCACACTCTGAAGGATCCGTCAGTGCTGGAAAACGCCACCATCAGGGCCCTGTGCTTCCAGCTTGAGCACGACTCTGTGCGCCTGACGGATGCTGGGCTGGCATCAGCTCTGTTGGCCTGCACCCGCCTCTATTTGGACCCCTGGAGCACCTTGATGGTGCGGATGGTGTCTGAGAGCCAGAAGAGGCTGGATAGGGGGGAGATGAGTGTGGCACAGCTGTGTAACCTGGGCCAGGCAATGCTGGCGATAGAGGGCCCGAACTGTGGGATGCTGGAGCAGGTGATGCAGCAAATCCAAAAACAGCAGCCTGCCCGATGGAGCCTGGCAGACCTTGTTGCTGTTTATAGACTTCTGCAGGCGGGGTTGGGCAAAGATGGGAAATACCAGAACCTGCTGAATGCCATGCACACCCACACTGTGTCAGTCACCTCCCGTATGGATCCTGCTGCGGTCAGCGAGGTGCTCAATGCTCTGATGTCCCTGAACCAGACCCAGGCCATGCCCCTTGTCATCAGTCTTTGTAAGCAGGCTGTAAGACACGTGCCTCACTTCACTGACGAGGAGCTCACTGCTGTGCTTGGCGGGCTGATGTTCTTCGGTCACAGTGATCATTACTTTGTGGGGGCTTTGGAGCGGTACGTGCCCACGATGACCTTCACCTCCGACCCAGAGGCTGTCACCAAGGTGATCCAGTACTTTGGCCGGAGGAACATCCTGTCCGTGCCCGTGtttgatgctgtggctgagagCTTTGTGTACCGAGCGGACGACTACACCACCAGCCAGGTGGCCAGGCAGATCATGGCGTTTGGGAAGCTGGGCTACCTGCCACCCAACGCTGGTGAGGTTTTCAGGAAGGTCGAAGCCATCTTGCATACCCGCTTCTCACACTTCCAGCCTCGGACGTTGCTCAACCTGCTTCACTCCTGCATCCTGGTGGAGAGATTCCCTGTTAACTATGTTTCCAAAGTTTTTAGCAGTTTCTTCCTCCAGCAGCTTGAAG AGAAGAACAAAGCAATGGACCGGATCATTTTGGCACAGCTGACCCAGCTCTACATGACAATGAGGCTGGAGTGTCCTTTCTATCag GGTCCCAGGCTGCTTCCGAAGTACCACGTCAAGTCTTTCCTCATGTCTGGCCGCTCTCTGGAGACGCCGGTGGACCGACACCTCTACAACTGTGTGAAAAGTGGACTGGAGGATCTGCTCGGGGCTCGCTCATACTTTGCATCCAACGTCCTGACCCCCTACTGCTACACACTAG ATGTGGAAATAAAACTGGATGAAGAAGGATACGTGTTGCCTGCCAGTCATAATGACGAGGTCTACAAGAG gaTAGCTCTTTGTATTGATGGACATAAAAGGTTCAGTACAAACACAAGGCAGCTGCTCGGGAAAGAGGCCATCAAGCAGCGACATCTGAGGCTTCTGGGATATGACGTGATTCAG atccCTTACTATGAGTTTGAAAAACTACAAAGCAAGACCAGCATAGTGGAAtatctgcacaaaaaaatcttcCCTCACACTTACAGGCTGAGCTGGTGA
- the myl12.1 gene encoding myosin, light chain 12, 1 → MSSKRAKGKTTKKRPQRATSNVFAMFDQSQIQEFKEAFNMIDQNRDGFVDKEDLHDMLASLGKNPNDEYLEAMMNEAPGPINFTMFLTMFGEKLNGTDPEDVIRNAFACFDEEGTGFIQEDYLRELLTTMGDRFTDEEVDELFREAPIDKKNNFNYVEFTRILKHGAKDKDD, encoded by the exons atgTCAAGCAAAAGGGCTAAGGGAAAGACCACAAAGAAGCGCCCTCAGCGCGCCACTTCCAATGTCTTCGCCATGTTTGATCAGTCTCAGATTCAGGAGTTCAAAGAGGCCTTCAACATGATTGATCAGAACCGTGATGGCTTCGTCGACAAGGAGGACCTTCACGACATGCTTGCCTCACTGG GGAAAAACCCAAATGATGAGTACCTGGAAGCCATGATGAATGAAGCCCCGGGGCCCATCAACTTCACCATGTTCCTCACCATGTTTGGAGAGAAACTCAATGGCACAGACCCTGAGGATGTGATCCGGAACGCGTTTGCCTGCTTCGATGAAGAGGGCACAG gtTTCATCCAGGAAGATTACCTCAGAGAGCTGCTCACAACAATGGGTGACCGGTTTACAGACGAGGAGGTGGATGAGCTATTCAGGGAGGCACCCATTGACAAGAAGAACAACTTCAACTATGTGGAGTTCACACGCATTCTAAAGCACGGTGCCAAGGACAAGGACGATTAA
- the chmp5b gene encoding charged multivesicular body protein 5 — MNRIFGRGKPKGPPPNLTDCIGSVDSRAESIDKKIARLDVELAKYKDQMKKMRDGPSKNMVKQKAMRVLKQKRMYEGQRDNLMQQSFNMEQANYTIQTLKDTKTTVDAMKIGAKEMKKAYKNVKIDQIEDLQDQLEDMMEDANEVQEALSRSYGTPDIDEDDLEAELDALGDELLMDEDNSYLDEASSAPNIPEGLPGDKSTNRDGVLVDEFGLPQIPAT, encoded by the exons ATGAATCGTATATTTGGTCGGGGAAAGCCTAAAGGCCCACCGCCAAACCTCACGGACTGCATAGGAAGT GTTGATTCTCGAGCCGAGTCCATTGACAAGAAGATTGCCAGGCTAGATGTCGAACTTGCGAAGTACAAAGATCAGATGAAGAAGATGAGAGATGGCCCCTCAAAG AATATGGTCAAGCAGAAGGCGATGAGAGTTCTGAAGCAGAAGAGGAT GTATGAGGGGCAGAGAGACAACCTCATGCAGCAGTCTTTCAACATGGAGCAGGCCAACTACACAATCCAGACCCTCAAAGACACTAAAACCACA gttgatGCCATGAAAATTGGTGCTAAAGAGATGAAGAAAGCCTACAAGAATGTTAAAATTGACCAGATTGAG GATCTTCAAGACCAGCTGGAGGACATGATGGAGGACGCCAATGAGGTGCAGGAGGCGCTGAGCAGAAGCTACGGCACACCTGACATCGACGAGGACGACTTGGAAGCAG AGCTGGATGCCCTGGGTGATGAGCTCCTGATGGATGAGGACAACTCGTACCTGGATGAGGCCTCGTCTGCTCCAAACATCCCAGAGGGTCTGCCCGGCGACAAGTCAACCAACAGG GACGGCGTTCTGGTGGATGAATTTGGCCTTCCACAGATTCCTGCTACATAA